The following proteins are co-located in the Apium graveolens cultivar Ventura chromosome 5, ASM990537v1, whole genome shotgun sequence genome:
- the LOC141661967 gene encoding nodulation receptor kinase-like isoform X2, translating into MSLYVSFSLSLSRSISLSLSISHSHSLCLSVIGDVDAIKGDFSRSLRVVDAKSQKGEAAKRKVPDWISIALEAARGLTYLHTFSSRSVIHRDVKSSNILLMCAKVADFGFSKCAPQEGDSTASIKIRGTAGYLDPECWNNLKISMRKILILLLKPSMMIESFF; encoded by the exons ATGTCCCTCTATGtctctttctctctttctctatctcggtctatctctctttctctctctatctctcacTCTCATTCTCTCTGTCTCTCTGTTATTGGGGATGTCGATGCAATTAAAGGGGATTTTTCGAGGAGTTTAAGAGTGGTGGATGCAAAGAGTCAGAAAG GGGAAGCTGCTAAACGCAAGGTTCCAGACTGGATTTCAATTGCTTTAGAAGCTGCTCGAG GTCTGACATATCTTCACACATTCTCGAGCCGTAGTGTGATACACAGAGATGTCAAATCAAGTAATATACTACTAATGTGTGCCAAGGTGGCGGACTTTGGGTTCTCTAAATGTGCTCCCCAAGAAGGAGATAGTACCGCCTCAATAAAAATAAGGGGGACAGCTGGATACTTGGATCCAGA GTGTTGGAACAACTTAAAGATTTCTATGAGAAAGATATTGATACTGCTGCTGAAGCCCTCAATGAT GATAGAATCATTTTTTTAA
- the LOC141661967 gene encoding nodulation receptor kinase-like isoform X1, whose product MSLYVSFSLSLSRSISLSLSISHSHSLCLSVIGDVDAIKGDFSRSLRVVDAKSQKGEAAKRKVPDWISIALEAARGLTYLHTFSSRSVIHRDVKSSNILLMCAKVADFGFSKCAPQEGDSTASIKIRGTAGYLDPECWNNLKISMRKILILLLKPSMIHESGPCSYGYVG is encoded by the exons ATGTCCCTCTATGtctctttctctctttctctatctcggtctatctctctttctctctctatctctcacTCTCATTCTCTCTGTCTCTCTGTTATTGGGGATGTCGATGCAATTAAAGGGGATTTTTCGAGGAGTTTAAGAGTGGTGGATGCAAAGAGTCAGAAAG GGGAAGCTGCTAAACGCAAGGTTCCAGACTGGATTTCAATTGCTTTAGAAGCTGCTCGAG GTCTGACATATCTTCACACATTCTCGAGCCGTAGTGTGATACACAGAGATGTCAAATCAAGTAATATACTACTAATGTGTGCCAAGGTGGCGGACTTTGGGTTCTCTAAATGTGCTCCCCAAGAAGGAGATAGTACCGCCTCAATAAAAATAAGGGGGACAGCTGGATACTTGGATCCAGA GTGTTGGAACAACTTAAAGATTTCTATGAGAAAGATATTGATACTGCTGCTGAAGCCCTCAATGAT CCACGAGTCAGGACCCTGCTCTTATGGATATGTGGGCTGA